A part of Haloarchaeobius sp. HME9146 genomic DNA contains:
- a CDS encoding NAD(P)-dependent oxidoreductase, translating to MADSTVLVTGGTGFIGSYVAKDLVDHGHDVVAYDLSTDPRILEKLDIADEVEVRRGDVSDSTDVIRAVKETGTTHIVHLAALLTNTARDNPRAAMQVNIEGTNNIFEAARTLDDQVERVAWASSAAVYAPPHNYDDGSDWWVSEDDLVYPDTLYGATKEYNEHQARVYYEDHDVSHVAIRPTVAYGPYRETGGSAFLANIIEKPAVGESFSVEYGDQEIDWQHVEDIAQAFRLAAFTPDEDLSQRVYNVRGELASIREAAETVEKIMPDADIEVSDEGELPWTQRLDMTKFQEDTGYEVQYDLESGFRKYIKVLREEAGLDPV from the coding sequence ATGGCAGACAGCACGGTACTCGTCACTGGTGGCACCGGATTCATCGGGTCGTACGTCGCGAAGGACCTGGTCGACCACGGCCACGACGTGGTCGCCTACGACCTCTCGACAGACCCGCGAATCCTCGAGAAGCTCGACATCGCCGACGAGGTCGAGGTCCGCCGCGGCGACGTGAGCGACTCCACCGACGTGATTCGCGCGGTCAAGGAGACCGGCACGACCCACATCGTCCACCTGGCGGCCCTGCTGACCAACACGGCGCGTGACAACCCCCGCGCCGCGATGCAGGTCAACATCGAGGGCACGAACAACATCTTCGAGGCCGCGCGCACCCTCGACGACCAGGTCGAACGCGTCGCCTGGGCCTCTTCCGCCGCGGTGTACGCCCCGCCGCACAACTACGACGACGGGTCGGACTGGTGGGTCTCCGAGGACGACCTCGTCTACCCGGACACCCTCTACGGCGCGACCAAGGAGTACAACGAGCACCAGGCCCGCGTCTACTACGAGGACCACGACGTCTCCCACGTCGCCATCCGGCCGACCGTCGCCTACGGTCCGTACCGCGAAACCGGCGGCTCCGCCTTCCTCGCGAACATCATCGAGAAGCCCGCAGTGGGTGAATCGTTCTCCGTGGAGTACGGTGACCAGGAGATAGACTGGCAGCACGTCGAGGACATCGCGCAGGCGTTCCGCCTCGCCGCCTTCACGCCGGACGAGGACCTCAGCCAGCGCGTCTACAACGTCCGCGGCGAACTCGCCTCGATTCGCGAGGCCGCCGAGACCGTCGAGAAGATCATGCCCGACGCCGACATCGAGGTCTCTGACGAGGGCGAACTGCCCTGGACCCAGCGCCTGGACATGACGAAGTTCCAGGAGGACACCGGGTACGAGGTGCAGTACGACCTCGAATCCGGCTTCCGCAAGTACATCAAGGTGCTGCGGGAGGAAGCGGGACTGGACCCGGTCTGA